In Zonotrichia albicollis isolate bZonAlb1 chromosome 3, bZonAlb1.hap1, whole genome shotgun sequence, a single window of DNA contains:
- the AKIRIN2 gene encoding akirin-2 isoform X2: protein MACGATLKRTLDFDPLLSPASPKRRRCAPLSAPASAASSSFAAAASSPQKYLRMEPSPFGEVSSRLTTEQILYNIKQEYKRMQKRRHLENSFQQTDPCCSTDAQPHAFLLTGPALPASSPLKKEQPLFTLRQVGMICERLLKEREEKIREEYEEILTTKLAEQYDAFVKFTHDQIMRRYGEQPASYVS from the exons ATGGCTTGCGGCGCCACTTTGAAAAGGACTCTGGATTTCGACCCGCTGCTGAGCCCGGCGTCCCCGAAGCGAAGGCGATGTGCGCCATTGTCAGCCCCGGCCTcagccgcctcctcctccttcgCCGCCGCTGCCTCCTCCCCGCAGAAATACCTGCGCATGGAGCCCTCGCCCTTCGGAGAGGTGTCGTCCCGGCTCACCACAG aACAAATTCTGTACAACATAAAACAGGAGTACAAACGCATGCAGAAGAGAAGACATTTAGAAAATAGCTTCCAGCAGACAGATCCTTGTTGTTCTACTGATGCACAGCCACATGCATTTCTCCTCACTGGACCAGCTTTGCCAG CATCATCACCATTGAAAAAAGAACAGCCCCTGTTTACTCTCAGACAAGTTGGAATGATCTGTGAACGTTTGCTGAAAGAACGTGAAGAGAAAATCCGTGAAGAGTATGAAGAAATTTTGACCACAAAACTTGCAG AACAATATGACGCATTTGTGAAGTTCACGCATGATCAGATCATGCGACGATATGGAGAACAGCCTGCCAGTT atGTTTCATGA
- the AKIRIN2 gene encoding akirin-2 isoform X1 produces the protein MACGATLKRTLDFDPLLSPASPKRRRCAPLSAPASAASSSFAAAASSPQKYLRMEPSPFGEVSSRLTTEQILYNIKQEYKRMQKRRHLENSFQQTDPCCSTDAQPHAFLLTGPALPGTSSAASSPLKKEQPLFTLRQVGMICERLLKEREEKIREEYEEILTTKLAEQYDAFVKFTHDQIMRRYGEQPASYVS, from the exons ATGGCTTGCGGCGCCACTTTGAAAAGGACTCTGGATTTCGACCCGCTGCTGAGCCCGGCGTCCCCGAAGCGAAGGCGATGTGCGCCATTGTCAGCCCCGGCCTcagccgcctcctcctccttcgCCGCCGCTGCCTCCTCCCCGCAGAAATACCTGCGCATGGAGCCCTCGCCCTTCGGAGAGGTGTCGTCCCGGCTCACCACAG aACAAATTCTGTACAACATAAAACAGGAGTACAAACGCATGCAGAAGAGAAGACATTTAGAAAATAGCTTCCAGCAGACAGATCCTTGTTGTTCTACTGATGCACAGCCACATGCATTTCTCCTCACTGGACCAGCTTTGCCAG GTACTTCATCTGCAGCATCATCACCATTGAAAAAAGAACAGCCCCTGTTTACTCTCAGACAAGTTGGAATGATCTGTGAACGTTTGCTGAAAGAACGTGAAGAGAAAATCCGTGAAGAGTATGAAGAAATTTTGACCACAAAACTTGCAG AACAATATGACGCATTTGTGAAGTTCACGCATGATCAGATCATGCGACGATATGGAGAACAGCCTGCCAGTT atGTTTCATGA